The window TACTTCAAAGAGCATTTACTGGGGTCAGGGTTGAGTTTGCTTAAAAATCATAGTTTTAAAACCATGAGGTTACATTTCAAAGGATTCATTTTGACATTTTCGTTTAAGAACTTTTATAATTGATTGATCCAAATGGTAACATTGTTATGAACAGAGGGACGTTAACTGAAGCCTAAGCCTGTGGGATGGATGAATTTGAAGAGGCTGTGATTCTGTCTTGATTGGTATCAATAAGACAGAATCAGTCTGCTGTTAATGTGGGACTGAATGGGCTCAAGCTGTGAATGAGATGTTTCTAATAATGTTTTTAATGATAtggaaaaaaactgtaaacatatcttatttttatttctgcaaaCACAGAACTACTTAAATTCAGTTCAGCATAAGTTGAAACAGAACTTTTTAGCATCAATAGCGAGGCAGTTGATGCAGGACAGCGATCGCCTTCTGACTGTGGTGGTCACTGCACTGAAATACTGAATATGAACACTTGAATGTATCACACATTTTTCCTGGTTGCAATCCTATTTGTACTTTAGTGTGACTGAACTATAGGACTGCGCTTTGTAATATGTCACATGACCAAATGATACAAACTCCCCTAGAACTTAATGGGaatttaatgtgttttgtttgaaaCAACAGTGAAATCATAGAAAGAAGAAATAACTGTaataaaagtcattttaaatagTGTGATGTTAAGCTGTGCATGCATGTCTGCATTTAAAAGGAAAGTACACACAAATAAGACTGCAAGTCATTTCAAGCAGTGTGTAACTTCCAAGCAATTCAgtggaaaaacaacattttcccATCTTTATATTCACTGTGCTTTTAGTGCCAATGACTATGTTGTACATGTGGCTTAACCTTGGCTTTCTCTATTTGGATTATGCATTGTATTGGTTTGCATCACAGATGTTTAATTAGTCAGTTGTCCTTTTGTACTAAAAACATAAGAACTGATTCCACTTTTCatattagaaaaataaataaacagcagcaaaTACTGCAGGACATAGGCCCATGTTATCTTATAATGATGGAGCCAAggcaaaatgaaagaaataataacttttcaaaaatatttatattcaaACCAAAGTGTAAGTGAGAATAAATAGAGTTGTGTGGAGCATTTTTCATCGTTTTGGCCTGTTAAACAAACATATTTGTGGATCTAGTGTAGAGTAATCACTAGAATTAAACAAATGTAACATGTAATGAAGGCCGTGTGCCTGCTGTGgagtgaaaactgaaaacacattGTGAACGTCATTAGCACTGGACGTGCTTTTGGATCCACTCACCTGTTCTTTCATCGACTGGATCTTTGCTTTGGCCCACAGTGGGAGCTCCACTTTGTGAGGTCGTCTCAGGTCTGCTCCCAGTTTTGGACCTTGATGCTGGTTTTGCTCTGCTTTCCAGCCTCAGCCTGATGCTGCTGAGCAGTTTCTCATCTCCTCCCCCTCTGCTCTGTGGGATCACCCTTCCACTGCTGggcctctgcaggagggggcaGCAGTACCCCTGCACTGTCACAGAAAATTGGAAAATTAATCTTCATCATATTATATACAATATTTAGCAAAACAAATGGGAATAACTCCATACATCACAAAACAAGACAGGTTTTATTCTCCTGACATTTACACTTGTCTTTTCCTTTGGGTTATGGTTACTTATCAATGTGCCACTGCCAAAGAACCTTTATAGGTATGTTAAGGAAAAGGGAGACCCTGGAGATGGCGGCATCATATTCCACATTGAGATAAATATCTTGTGAGTGCCTTCTTAAGTGGAAGCTCAAACTTTTATAAAGTAAACTAacgtgaaaagaaagaaaactttacTGTTAATCACAActgaaggtgtgctgtggtatcAGGCAGCAACAATGTTGCCAGTTCAGTCTTGTAACAGGTGGAACTGTCGTGGATCACATTTGTTCCTTGAAgtcaaataaaacactgtgatAAAACATTACAACATGTGACATATGGAAAACCATTTCACAGGAATATTTATCTTTCCACTGGAACTGGTCTGTGAAACACtgactgcaatcacagcatgttgTCAAGACTGGACCAAGGTCCTGCACCatgagtaaaataaaataaaaacaaaaaaacaatataaataatttacaaagaaaagggaataaaaataaaaattgagtAAAAATATAGTaactaatataatatataaatgatagtcaataataacaaaataatagAAGTGAAAGATAAGCACTGCAGAAAACGACACGTTACGTTAAAGCTagtctgaagctgaacaacctCATGAAAAGAAGTATGTTTTCAGTTGGGAACTGAAGACTGATAGTGAGGTAGAGGAGCTAATCTGAAGAGGGAGAAGCTTCCAGAGTTTTGGGGCTGTGACTGAGAATGTACAAGCCAAGCAGGAATTTATAATTACTGGAAGGTACTGAGAAATAAAGTTAGCAGCATGGGACGCAGAACTGCTAGATACCAGGGAGTGAGGCCATGTGAGCACTCACAATATTTTAAAACTGATACTACACACCTTGGAGGCCCAAACGCTCAGAGTCTCTGGACGAAAGCCACGTGCCAGTAGACGTCCTCAGTCTTGGTGGAAGGAGGTGGAGTCCTGTACCCGCTTGAAAGGATTTGGACTGAACGTTCCTTCTTTGCTCACTGTGGTCATTCATGCTTTCACCTCTATCACAGTGCTGCTGTCATTCATCTGTcagcaaacatgcaaagacagacAGGACACAGGCAGTGAGCATCAAATGTACTTTCACTAGGTTTGTTTTTGAACGCTATTACACTAAGCACTTTTATGGGCCTTGCAATTCTCATGAAATTAAGGAGttacatgaaaaaaatactTCTAAGAATCTGAACTTAGTAGGAGCTGAAACATAtgtatatatctctatataatatatagagatatatatataaaaaatctGCATTCTCAGAGTAAAACCATGGTTTACATGTTACAACATAATGTGTCAACCACATGGCCTGAATATTTCTTACTCTGCATACAGGAAGTCTGTAGGCGGTGCACAGGGCCTGGGACATCTGTACcacattaattacatttttttaattattcatctAAAGTCTCAGCGATGCAAAAAgtcataaataataaaaaaccccattttattttggtttccTGTGCACGCTAAACAACTCGTTTTTGTGTTTGCTTCTTCATTTGGTGGTGAGTACTAGTATAAAATCGAGACTGCAACATTACTGCTGCATCTGCACATTATTTTCAAATAAACTTAATCTTTTGGTAACAAAGCATTTGTGTAAAATTCCCACAAAACTGTACAAATTTCCAAAATCAGCCAAGATGACATGTTGATATATGAAATTCAACAGTCTGTGAACCAAAATATGAAATGTATTATAACACATGACTGACAACACAACAGCAAATTCAGCAGTTTTTATGCTCACTAAAGGATCTAAATGGAAAATACGAATAGATACTGATTTATTTTCTAATGGCTGATTATCAGTTTAGTTACTCTTATGCTTCTTTTAAAGAATGCAAAGCCTTTTACTCCTTCACTAATTCACAGTGTTGCTTTTTGTCATGATATCCATTTGCTTGCATATGGATATATGCGCCTGGTATGTTTTCTTAGACTGAAGAaagaattaaaattaaaaccttTAGCTAGCGTGGTAGTTAATCAGAGGTCTGTTCTCCTAGAGTCAACCTACATCCATTCAAACCTCCTGACTGAGAGGAGCGAAAACAAAAATACACTCAGGAGTGTGCATCACCTCAGGGTCAACCCACAACCTCTGGGATAAAAATAATTCTAAACAGGGAGGGCTGGATGGATGTATCTGTCTTTGTTTGGCTGTTTGTTGGATGCCGCCtccaccacgatgccgccctgGGCAACTGCCCATGTCGCCCGTATCAGAAACAGCTACTGGCTCTGGCCATTGTGGTTCTCTGTGTTATTGCACGGTCTTTACCTTCCAATATAAACCACCTTTAGGCAacagttgtgatttggcactgcaTAAATCAcaatgaattgaactgaattaaactgaGTCTTTAAATCACATTTGGACTGTTCTTGTAATTTAAAATCCAATGTGCTCTTTAGTTCAttttgtgcatgtttgtttgtttcagatcaGCTTGCCACACTTAATGCCTGATGTCAAAGCAATGGACAAGACAAGTGAAAGACCGTGCAGGGATGGTGGAGTGGGTGAAAACAAGCGTTAGGGATGATTTGTGGCAGcaaaagcagcagaagtgaaagaaaaaggaatgAAAGTAAGCTTTACAAGGCTGCAGTGACAGGAGAGAGCTGGAGGCTGCAGATTTAAAGATGTCAAGGTCAAGTTAGAGAGGTAAGGTTGAGAtgttttggacatgtgcagaagaGGGATGGAGGATAAAGTAGACAATACTCCATATACATGTTGAATATGGAGCAgctaggcaggaggaaaagaggaagacctcagcaAAGGTTCATAAATGAAGGAGGACATTCAGagagttggtgtgacagaggaggatgccaGGCTTAGATGGAAGAAGCCGAGACGAAGACATAAACCTTCAGTACTTTCTGTCCTCTTTGTCATGTTGTTCAGTGTGTAACCCTTCTGTTCCTGTATCTAACTCAGTATGGTCCTAAGAGAAATAAAATATTACTAATCACAACCACATGTAACAGTTGGGTGCCCCTCCCTCACCCTAGGTCATGCAGACGGCCTCTTCCTGTTCTCCCTCCCCACTTTTCCCAGGTGCTTGCTAATAGCAGATGATCTCTTTAATAATGTGGGGTCTTTATCTCGCAAAATAAAGAATCTTGAAAAGACTGCTGCTGTGAACTGACACTATCTAGATAACGCTGCGTTTTGTGGCCAGCAGCAGACTGATTAGAGAATAACCATTTGTATAGTATAAGAAGACCTGACAGACGTTTGTTTCTAACCTGGGACAATCCTGGCCAGCTGTTCACGCAGGTTTTACAAGCCTGCTTCAACAGCCTCatggattttaaaataaaacagacgGCATGCACCTCTGGAACGGATTTGGCCCTTTGGTTTCAGTCACTTGGACTTGCGGGGTTATCTACAGTGTTTTAAcaagaagcatgtgtgtgtggttagAGTTACAGTTCATTAGACTGTCTTTCAGCAACTTTCTAACTATGATAAAAGTTCTGCTCTTACCTGCTCTAGTTCAAGTCTTTCAGCACGTCTCCCTGAGGAACCACATAGTGCAGTGTTGAATGAAATCCCATTTTGTAATGTTCCTCTGAGTATGGATCCACACCCAAACGCTGATTTTAGGAGCAGGCGTGTTACTGTAGTCCTACTCCACTGTTGCTAAGGAGCCGAGCGCTGCTCTCTGGGTCTGTTTGTGGTTGGTAGGGGTGCTGGAGAGGTGGGGTGACgtgtttttcttctgtcataGTTACAAGCCTTGGTTTGTATGTTACAATGGCATTATAGTCGATATGACTGCTTTCTGGTTACCATGTTGAAGGTCTTAAGCTGAACAATGGGCTGAAAACAGCTGATGGAGTTTATATGATCACGCGCAGCATGTTCATGATTTGACCCTGTGGTGTTTTTCCTCCTTTCCACTGGGTTAATTGGTGGGAACAGTGCTGCTGGAACATTGAGAGGCCTGTTCGTCCTGCGCCAACAGAGCTGTGGCTCAAGCTGTTAAAGCGTGAAAATAAAATCCAAACCAAGTGTTGTAAACTATCCCAAAGTACAAGGGTTTATGGGTAACATAGACATAACAAAAATCTGAAATGATGCTCATTATTATCTGATGTGAACACCTTGAATCAGGACTGTCTGAAATCGCTGCAGGATACCAACATTATTCCACGTTAGAGCTTGTAACGACACatttacaaattaaatgaaCCTTTTGTGCTTCTCCTTATTTTCTGGAGTAAACTCTTACATACATACTGTTGTGAATATTCATATTGTGGCGTGTTGGGGGAGCAGCTAGCTctctcccatcatgccttgggacacgtgctgctgtttagatgttctTGGTTTATTGTTTATGATTACGttacttttaattatttttaattattaactattactgtgcataattattaggcaacttaacaaaaaacaaatatatacccatttcaattatttatttttaccagtgacaccaatataacatctccacattcacaaatatacatttctgacattcaaaaacaaatcagcgaccaatatagccacctttctttgcaaggacactcaaaagcctgccatccatggattctgtcagtgttttgatctgttcaccatcaacattgcgtgcagcagcaaccacagcctcccagacactgttcagagaggtgtactgttttccctccttgtaaatctcacatttgatgatggaccacaggttctcaatggggttcagatcaggtgaacaaggaggccatgtcattagtttttcttcttttataccctttcttgccagccacgctgtggagtacttggacgcgtgtgatggagcattgtcctgcatggaaatcatgtttttcttgaaggatgcagacttcttcctgtaccactgcttgaagaaggtgtcttccagaaactggcagtaggactgggagttgagcttgactccatcctcaacccgaaaaggccccacaagctcatctttgatgataccagcccaaaccagtactccacctccaccttgctggcgtctgagtgggactggagctctctgccctttaccaatccagccacgggcccatccatctggcccatcaagactcactctcatttcatcagtccataaaaccttagaaaaaccagtcttgagatatttcttggcccagtcttgacgtttcagcttgtgtgtcttgttcagtggtggt is drawn from Maylandia zebra isolate NMK-2024a linkage group LG12, Mzebra_GT3a, whole genome shotgun sequence and contains these coding sequences:
- the LOC101467209 gene encoding uncharacterized protein LOC101467209, whose translation is MNDHSEQRRNVQSKSFQAGTGLHLLPPRLRTSTGTWLSSRDSERLGLQVQGYCCPLLQRPSSGRVIPQSRGGGDEKLLSSIRLRLESRAKPASRSKTGSRPETTSQSGAPTVGQSKDPVDERTETSRTPCDSERPARHTHPASTKVSELHLYLPSSLCEDEKQDTDGREMRNLSEETSGEEREVKLTISHVSHTSEDEPNPGLSSPQHITS